One Aegilops tauschii subsp. strangulata cultivar AL8/78 chromosome 2, Aet v6.0, whole genome shotgun sequence genomic window, gtgtggctaACAAACAGACTGCATAATCTGATTTGTCTCGCCGTTcagagcaactttcatgtagaaagtattttcatccgagttacggattattttatattaattttcaaagttttaatcaattTACAAATTATTATTATGAAATTAATTCGAAAATATcattattgcatcagcatgatgtcagcatgacatcaacagtcaacagaggtgttgactgggtcaaactgacatgtggggtccgcatgtcattgactgatCAGGCTAAACAGAGTTTAATTAAGTTAACTAGTGATTAGGTTAATCTAATCAGgcttaattaagttaattaattattattattattattattattatttactTTTCAATTAATAACCTTTTTAACAAAAACATTCTTGGGCAGGGGCCCACTGTCATACGCCCAATGGCCTTAACGAGCGCACAGTTACGGGGCGGAGCCAAGCGCGAGCGCTGGGCGCCCGATTGGGGGAACCCAGGCGCTAGCTCGGCGAGGCCGCCGGCACCCACGACGTTGGCCAGGGGAGGCGGCGGAGGCCTGCGTGCGGCGAGGTGAGGCCGCAGCGGCATGCGGAGCAGAGGCGGGGCGCGGTGCTGTGCGCGGCGGGGTGGTGGCCAGAGGCGCGGTGCAGCGGGGGAAACGGGGCGGTGGCACGGCGCGCGGTACAGCGGGGGAAGCGGGGAGGTGGCCAGGGGTGCGGTCGGCGCGAGGGGCGACGGGCACGACGGACGGAGTGGCGCGCGGCCAGGGCGCGGCCCGACCGCGGTGAGCGCGCGTGTGAGGGGATGCGGGCGAGCGCACGGGAGCGGACGAGGGGCGCGGTGTCCGCGGCGACAGCGACCATCGTGGTgcggggaagaggagaaggaggggggctcacgGGGGTTCGTAGGGTACGGGGCAGTGTGGcgtggggaggacgacggggacgacgACGACGTAGGGAAGGCCGTCCGGCGAGGTGGCCGATGCGGAGGCGCTCCGAGCGGTGGTGGTCGATGAAGGGTGACGGCGCCGTTGTCCAGGCGCGGCGGGGTGTGTaagccccgatccgatctggatcggggggaaTAGGGAGAGgcgacgtgggggagtgggtgtcGGTGGGTTAGGGTTGGACTGGGGGGTGGGGTATAAGGGAGTGGGGTGGGGCGCGGCTGGGCCAGCTTGGTTGGcctggtggccagctgggccaaggcccagcagggttttttttgtttttcttttgttagACTTGTTTTCTGCTTTTTATTCTTTcccctttttctgttttatttattttagagcATCTTAGAATTTTCTAAACATGTGTTTTCTTCACTATAATTACCTATGTAATATTTGGCACAGTCCAAACATTttggttttaatgtttgaaaacttttgttgtttgccatattttgaatttgaattttgaaccggtttttgaactaacgagagattagcaacaataacggaggtgatgtggcatcattagcagaggttattgtagcttgattatccgggcgtcacacccatcaatccggcccatatcacatagcccggacacccgaggaccccctagatcaggactccctcaggaaggtccttacattatcaaagaagtttatcgttccggtgccatcaaGATCAACAATGCCGAGGGCAATAACCCAAAGGTGGTGAACGaacaaagaatcaaacattatatctcaggtactcccataaatgttgaaactaatattattcaTATCATAACActggaggagtacataagggaaaccatccagaacactccagaaccctgaaaaggaataggtatgtgatacggtaagtaaacccaGTCCAAAAGTTTCCCAAAAGCAATTTtactccgttttggaatatttaggaaaataagaagtagctCGTATAGCGCACGAGGAGGCGACAAcccgtgggggcgcgcctcccaggcttgtggccacctcgtgtgacctccggactccgttttctcaCAGAATACTTCTTTTGcatggtaaaaattcattatataatctcccgaaggtttttaTGACCGTATCACGGCAATATCctttgttcttgtttcgagctattttccTGACAGATCTACATcgccatgacgtctccaagcacACCCAAGGACAAGTTCTACAAGAAGGTCACCAACCCCTACCTTccggaggtgatgcaacaccctcaaaccattgagatgcatgagggggtggtTCACATCCGAGATGTTCAATggccaaggaggaccggaagcatgGAGGCCAGGCCCAAAGCGTTGGAGCAGGAGGtcttcaagtgccaagggatggtggaacgcggaATCAACGCCAAGCACTCTATGATGATGGAATTCACTCATGATCGCAAGCTGGACAACGATAGTATTggagaggccatcttcaagcttcattaGAAAATCGAGCGTATCCAAGCCCAGATCAATGACCTGCAAAACCagaactgtgagtatgaatataggtttaagaggatgagtttggctgtaGATTTGAGTATTCCGGAGACTCTTTCATCTTTTTccgatggtgagcctatgccttggaagacgGAGAACAAGCCTACCACATCATcaacttcatcaccaccacctccgaaggagacttgagtacacgtgtatgggcactccccttggcttgtgccaagcttggggaagatgcaccggtatcgtatcaccatcacatctttatTATTATCATTTATCTTAGTTCagtccttttggttatatcttgatctgctgaataaaagttttagtatgatctagtatTTTAGTTTGCTTCGTGATCTATCTATATAACCGAGTGTGAGAGTGGTATAATAAAGATTACTTTTGAGTTGAGGGCCTTGCTTTCTTGCTTTGATCTTGGAAAATGAAAagataataaaataaataaaaagattATATAATAGTCTTATGAGGAGTGATGACTTCACAAATAATAAGTATGTCGCTTGAAATTTGTTGAGGGTTGACAAAcgtagttttggtcattgttgcaattaattggaagtaataaagaaagagaggtctcacatataaatacactatcttggacatcttttgtgattgttagcactcattaaaatattttatgctaaaaggttgatgttggacaaggaagacaacataatgagttatgttttcttatatccgaatagaagttatattgtcatggatcttGCAACATGTTGAGTTTGCTCTATATCCCTTGCTAGCCAAATtttctgcaccaagtagagatactacttgtgcgtCCAAAAACCTtcaacccagttttgccatgagagtccactatgTCTACccatggattgagtaagatcctacAAGTAaattgtcatcggtgcaagcaataaaaattgctctctaaatatgtatggtcttttagtgtgaggaaaataagctttatacaaactTGTGATATTGAAGAAataaagcgacggactgcataataaagttctttatcacaagaGGCAACAGAAAGTGACGTTCCAttgcattaagatttcatgcatccaaccataaaagcacatgacaacctctgcttccctttgtgaaggtcctatcttttatttttacctttatacaagagtcatgatgatcttcacctttcctttttatacttTTTTCTTTTTGGCAAGCATTATGTGTTGGGGAAAGATCCGGACCAacatatccacttggatgtaggtgttcataaattattattgttgacattacccttgaggtaaattGTTGGGAGGCGGAACTATAAGCCCCTTTTTTCCTACGTGTCTGATTGAAGCTTTGATCTCGTAAGTATCGCGCGAGtattagcaattatgaaagattaAAGATCGTTGAGTAAGTGAACTTGCTAAAGAGCTCTTACATTGAATCTTTTCCatattatgataaattgcaattgctttaATGACCGACGCCTCTATCTCCAAACATGTGGACATGATTATCGAtctcggctttcgcttgaggacaagcgaggtctaagcttgggggagttgatacgtccattttgcatcatgtttttatgttcatatttattgcattatgggttgttatttcacattatggcacaatacttatgccttttctctcttatcttACAAGATTCACATGAacagggagaatgccggcagttggaattctggaccagaaaggagcaaatctgagatacctattctacacaactccaaatgtcctgaaacattacggagaattattttggaatatataaaaagtATTGGGGAAGAAACTATAGAAGGGGGCCCACCATGtggccacaagcctaggggcGCGCGCTAGGGCTTGTGGGCTCCCTAGCCATCGTCTGGTGCCCATCTTCCGCTATATGGagggttttgacctagaaaaatgaTAAGGAAGCTTTTCGGACAAAGCGCTGctatctcgaggcggaacttgggtagaagcaatctagggctccggcgaagctattctgccggggaaacatccctccgagagggggaaatcaaagacatcgtcatcaccaacgatcctctcatcgagggagatccaatcttcatcaacatattcaccagcaccatcttctatcaaaccctagttcatctcttgtattcgatctttgtctcaaaacctcagattggtacctcttggttgctagtagtgttgattactccttgtagttgatgctagttggtttgtTTGGTAGAAGATCATATGTATAGATCATTAATGATATTTATTACCCCTCTAatcttgaacatgaacatgctttgtgagtagttacgtttgttcctgaggacatgggagaagtcttgttataagtaatcatgtgaatttggtattcgttcgacattttgatgagatgtatgttgtctttcctctagtggtgttatgtgaacgacgactacatgacacttcaccatgatttgggcctaggggaaggtaTTGGGAAGTAGAAAGTCGATGaggggttgctagagtgacagaagcttaaaccctagtttatgtgttgcttcgtaaggggctgatttggatccatatgtttaatgctatggttatatttatcttaattcttctttcgtagttgcggatgattgtgagaggggttaataataagtgggaggcttttccaagtaaggacaacacccaagcaccggtccatccacatatcaaattattaaagtaatgaacgcgaatcatatgagcatgatgataactagcttgacgataattcccatgtgtcctcgggagcgctttgctttacaTAAGAGCTcgtccaggcttatcctttgctaaaaaaggattggcccaccgaactagtgcacctatacaatttaccatcgtatttggtgtgttgggcacccaagagactttttgttatttggttgcagggttgtttgagagagaccatcttcatcctatgcctcccacggattgataaaccttaggccatccacttgagggaaaattgctactgtcctacaaaactctgcgcttggaggcccaacacgcttctaggagaataaagttgcatagtagacatcactgcCAGAAACAACATGGAGGAGGGACACCAGGGTCAACGGGGTAGTCTCTGTTCGGCACGGGTCGATAGGGCCACGGCGGTGTGGGACATGCCGATGGGGTGGCAGTGGACCGAGACAGAGTGGGGAGGGGAGTGTGGATTGGCGTTCCCTGGTGTGTGGGGCTGGAGTGTTGCATATGGTATGGGCTGGCCAATACCAGTGGCGTCTTACTTTTGGGTGTGCCACCGGTATTTCACGTACGAACGGACAACCTTGGCCCAACTACCAATGGCTTGTCATTCTGAAATGCACGCCACTCATAGTGATTTAACAATGGCACGTCCTAAACGGATACGCCACTAGTAATACCACTTGCGTATTATAACACAAAATACCACTAGTAGCAGGTCTACTATAAGGGGTTTTCCTACTGGTGCAAAGTGTGCAACTTTTTCTCTACTTTTTCTTCCGCCCCTTTCCAATTTCTATTACATAGCCTACTATGGTACATAGGTATACAAGGGTCCTTAAAAGGAATGCTACCTACGGAACAAGTGAAAATATATGAGTACTAATGGGTCCTACCTTTAGCTCTACCAAAACAATAAAATTAACTTTTATGGAAGTTTATTTTCAAACCGGACAACTGTTCAAAAATAAACTAAATACTCTTCAAGTTTTGTGCACTTTCTAAAATATATTGAAACCTAAAAATCGTATCGTTGGCACATTGGAACATATTCACACCTCCGTCTACTAAATTTTCAGCTAAACCTTGCTACAAACAATTCTCAGAAGCACTAACAAAGAGCATATTGAAAACAACAATAGCATCATTGAATGGGGGATAGGGGatccttgatgtctactacgcaactttattcttgtagactctgttgggcctccaagtgcagagttttgtaggacatcaacaaatttccctcaagtggatgacctaaggtctATATATCTGTgtgaggtgtaggatgaagatggtttctctcaaacaaccttgcaatcaaatacaagagaTCTCTTTtgttcccaacacacccaatacaatggtaaatttctataggtgcactagttcagcgaagaaatggtgataaaagtgtagtatggatagtagatataggtattGATAATGCGAATAAATAGAATAGCAAGGTAATAAGTAAAAAAACTGAATAAAAATGGTGAAttaatgcttagaaacaaggcctagtgTTCTTACTTTCCCTAGTGCAATCtatcaacagtgctaacataattgaatcatataacaatccctcaacatgcaacaaagaatcactaaAAAAGTTCCTATCGAAAAAAGTAGGATGAAAACGTGTATCAACCTCTATGCCTAGATTAAACCAATGTCACCATAGGAATACGCAACTTGATTAACAAAACATATGTCAAGTGATCTCGATAAattaccccattgtcaccacggtacATCAAGTGATCTCAAATCAAAATATTCAATCCAACGTATTAAactcaaagagcaagactcaattcatcacaacaatgATAGAGAGGGAAGAACACCAAATGATCGAACTATATTAACAAAGTTCATGGAACATCAAGATCGTGTCCTATCAAGATCATGAGAGAGAGaaatcaaacacatagctacgggTACATACCCTAATCCCCGAGGGTGAACCACCCCATCCTCGTCATGGAAGCAgcggggatgatgaagatggcctccggtgatgactccccccccccccccgcagggTGTCAGAACGGAGCTCCGGATAAGATCGCCTTGAAACAGAGGCTTGCAACGGCGGAAAAAATCATCTAGGTTAACTTTCGGTGCTGGAATCTCGCCAAAAGGAGTTACGAGGGCCCCACAAGATCAGGTGACCCTCCCGCCCCCTAGAACGCGCCACGTGAGCTTGTGGCGTCCTCGTGGGTCTTATGGTCTCTCCATGAAGCTTCGAGGGTCTCTTATGTTCCAAAAAAAACCACCATAATTTtttatcgtgtttggacttcTTTTGGTATGGTTTTCCTGTGAAACAAggaaatatgcaaaaaaaaaaaaaggaactagcactaggcactagattaatatgttagtcaataaaaatcatataaaagtgcaccAAAACCATGTAGAACTAGTataaatatggcatgaatatttcataaattatagatacgttggagacatatcaattcCCTTGCCTTAACCCGTTATTTGATTTGAAATAAGGACCAATCAAATCATTAGCCATCACTGCTGCTTTGTCATGCATCACTGAACTCGTGACTAAATTAACATTTCTTTCATGTAATCCTTTCTGTAGCATTACTTCTGTAAGGAAGGATCAATTAATCTTAGCACATGCTTTTTCAAAATCAATTTTGAAAAGAGCATCATTTACTTTTTTCTTATAAACTCCATGCTTTACTTCGTGTAACAGCGTCACCCCCATCTAAAATAAAACGTGTTTTAATGAAGGTCGTTTGTACTGGAGCAATGGTTTTATCAGCTACAAAATTAGCCCTATTATTAATGACTTTttagaaaatttggaaaattacATTTAGAAGAAAAATAGGGTGGTAGTGTTGAATTAAACTAGCTCCCTCACACTTGGGGAGAAGGGTCAACACACCATAGTTAAATCTGGATAAATCTAAATCTCCTCTATACCAATCCTGAAATAAATCAAACACATTACCACTAACCAAAGGCCAAAAGAACATATACAACTCTATTGGAAGACCATTTGGCTCAGGGGCTTTGATCTTCCTCCATTGGAAGACTGCATTTTTAATCTTCCATAGTAAATTCTCTACCAAGTCTTTTCTTATCCTCTGAATCTACAACATTAGGGATATACATATTAGGAGAAACATTACCAACAACATCACTAGGCCCAAACATTTTTTTGTAGAAAGCAATAGCATACTCTATATATATTTTCATCACCTTCTATAATACCATCTTCTTGATACAGAGAATTAATACTAGTTTTTCTTTTACGGCCACAAAGTTTACTCATTATATATGAAGTGAGAGCATCACCCtcaataatttatttattttttgccCTTTGGAACTACATCACTTCCTCCTCCTTACAAACTTTATGCAACTGAGCATCTAAATTATTGCTAAGCTGTTATTTATCAGCAGATAAGCTCATACTTTCATTCTCCTTGTCATTATCATCTATAAAATCTACAAAAGAAATACCTCTTTTTATAAAACCACACATCATTTAGATTCCAACGTTTAAGAGTTTTCCTAAGTTTCCTTTCTCTGTTTTGCCATCTACTAATATTATTTCTGCCAGGAAAGCAACTATTCCACACTTTATTAACTACATCTACAATATCGCCTATCAAAAGCAAAAATCCATCACCAGAGGAGAGTGGTAAGATGTTCTCGAgttaaaaaatatataaaaacaAAGAGGATATAACTTTTCCCAGGACAAAGAAACAAGCACTGTATCTAACTTTCTTAAAGTAGGCTATAGATGATTACTCAACCAAGTATATATATCTTCTACTGGCTAATTCTATTTCCTTAATTCCTCGGTTTTCAATTATAGCCTTGAAATATTTAGACCACTTATTGAGGACAACCTCTTTATTAGATTCACTGGGTTTCCTAAATAAATTAAAATCACCTCCTACTTAAAGTGGTAAAGCATTTctattttgaaaaacatgcacTAGCTCTAGTAAAAACATTTCCTTATCTCTGTTATGTGGAGCACCGTACACATTAAGTATATTCCACTTGTCTCTATTTACCTTATCTTGTACTACTGCCTTAATACATAAATTACCCACCTATGAATCTACAACATTATACCATGTCCCACAGATGGAGCAACTACCCAAGAAAAATCATGTCTACCACTAATTCTTTAAAGCTCTGAAATCAGGAAATTACTTTTCTTAGTCTTCTACAGGCCTATAAAGTATAGCTTATAATCATAAATagcatttcttaaaaaaataTACTTTACATCCTCACCTACCCCTCTGGAATTTCAGAACATACCTGCCATCAAAACAGCTTCACCCCTCTGCAAACAAACAAAAAAGACTAAACAGAAGTTATAGGCCTAGAAAATCCGTAACACCTCGGTCCTGACGTCAGCCAACTGAGAATTGCTTACATAATTCTTTAGTCGGCTGAGCACTAGTCGATCCCATTATATTAAACCCATGCAAAAGAACCTCGTTATGAGGCAGCGTAAAGttgttaattaggttaattagcaCGGTCTAGCATAAAGAGAATACTGTACTACGTTAATTAGCATGATCTAGCATAAAGAGAATACGTTAACTATCGCCACTGCTTATTAGTGGAGTAGGTGTGTGGTTGGTCGATAATGTAGCATAAAGAGAATACGTTAATTAgcatgatcatgctcaccaccacTGCTTGGTGGAGTAGAATATAAATAGAAGACTGAGTATCGACAtgaaaacacacacacacagagcTCGATCGTTCAGTCAAAATGGAGCTCCTTACGCTTCTTGCCACTGCTTGCTGCCTCCTCCTAGCTGCCGTAGCTCTCCGGCGAAGCACTAGGCGAGCCCATGCCCGCAGGACCCTCCACCGTGTCCATGACGCCGCTGTGGCCCATCGGGCACTCAACAAGAACGCGGACGCCTTCTTGGACCGTGCTGAAGGCTTCTTCCCCGTTGTCCTCGGCACGGGGCTCCGCCGCGGCGTGCGGAACGAGACGATTGTCACGGCATCCCATGGCCCCCACTGGCGGGCGCTCCGCTGCAACCTCAGCGCCGACGTCCTACACCCGTCCCGCGTCGCTTCACTGGCACCGCTGCAGCAGGAGGCCGCCCAGGCCCTCGTCGCCGGCCTGTTCGCCAAGGTCCAGGGCGAGGCCGCGTCTGTTGTTGTCCGAGGCGACCTGAACCGCGCTGCGTTCTCCCTGTTGGCGCGTATGTGCTtcggcgacggcgtcgacgggCACTGCGTGGAGTCCATGGAGCGCGAGATGCTGGATCTGCTGGCCACCGTCGGGGAGCTCATCCCCGTGGTGGACGGCTCGTGGCTGCCCCAGCTCCTGTACCGGAGGCAGCTCACCCACCTCATGGGCGCCCTCGGCAGGCAGAAGCTGATGTACCTTCCTCTCATCGACGCACGGAGGCGACCTGAATCTCGCGTCTATAGGGGCGGCGGCGTCGCCTATCCGTACGTGGACTCACTCCTTGATCTCCGCGTGCCCaacggcgagggcggcgggcggcgggcgctcAGGGACGACGAGCTCGTGTGCCTCGTATCCGAGTTCCTCGGCAGCGGCTCGGGCTCCACCGTGGCCTGCGTGGAATGGACCCTGGCCCACCTCGTCGACAGACCGGAGGTCCAGGACAAGCTGCGGCGCGAGATTGACGGCACCGACGGAGGCGCGGTCACCATCAAGAGCCTTCGCCGCGGCATGCCGTACCTGAACGCCGTGGTGCTCGAGAGCCTGCGCATGCACCCGGCGGCGCCGTTCATGATGCGCGGGACGCACGGTGACGGAGCCGCGGTGGTGGGCGCGACCATGGTGCCCAACGGCGACGGCTTGATGGTGCAGTTCGTTCTAGGCGACATCGGAAGGGACAGCAAGGTGTGGACGGATCCGGACGAGTTCCGCCCTGAGCGGTTCCTGGCCGGAGGCGAGGCGGAGGGCGTGGGGCCGTTGCCGGGACCCAAGGAGGTGAGGATGCTGCCGTTCGGTATAGGGCATAGGCACTGCCCTGGCACGAGCTTCGCGATGCtgcaggtcaagtgcttcctggcAGCGCTTGTGCGAGAGTTCGAGTGGGCGGATGACGACTGTGGGAGTACGGCTGGTGGAGTCGACATGACGGAGCTGGACGTCTTCTTCAAGGTGATGAAGAAGCCCCTCTCCGCACGTGTCATGCGACGTAGTAGTGTAAAATAATCCTAGCTAGGGTCCACATGCATGCAGGCACATGCATGCTTGGTGTTGCTTATTCGGTTTGTGCAGTGTTCCTTAATTCTCAGCTGTACGTGATCGTCGTCCTCCTTAGGATTGCTGACACGCATGCATGGTGTTGTCATATTTATTTCCAGCGCGCAAGTCAAAGTGTATAACTGTGTGGTTTGCCCAAGTTTTACTTTCCTTCACTTCAAAAATAGTTTTATTTACTTTTCTTTGCGATGAGAAGCTCAGACTCGGATTGAGCTCAACTCGACCGAGTTCAAGTGACATAACATGTAAGGAAGAAAAAGTAAAAACTGAAGAATTTTTTGCACGGATCTCAATGTAAGATCTTACGGATATAGTATCGACCGAGAGATAACAAAGTCTCAGTCGACATAGACTTAGCAAGACTCTTCCATCAAACAGGGTGGTTAGAGTTGTTGTCACAATATGTGATAGGATGGCCAATTTGTGAAACCAGCCGAGGGGCAGAGGAGTTGGTCTTAGACTACACTCGACACTCCATATACAATCTACCAAAAAGCAGGATTAGGTTTTTATCTCTTTTGAAAGGGCCGAACTTGGGTAAACTCTCCCGTAAATCTATACCAGAACAACTCCAACGCTCACATTTCCCCACAATCTATATGATCGTTCCCATAGTAGCACTTTCTCTTTGATGTCGAACCCGAGCTATATGGATACCTCCGGTAACAACCCTTGACAAGACCTGTTCACGTGCCCCTAACGATCAGATCTTGCAGGCCGTCATGAAGTGTCAGGTAGGTGTGGCCCACACTTAGCGTGACTCTGGGGACCCAGGTTCCACGGGAACGACAACACGACAGATAATACAATCCGCCAAAAACACGAGTAGGATTTTTACCAAATACAGTACTGTGCATAGGGGGGCCTA contains:
- the LOC141041413 gene encoding uncharacterized protein, translating into MTSPSTPKDKFYKKVTNPYLPEVMQHPQTIEMHEGVVHIRDVQWPRRTGSMEARPKALEQEVFKCQGMVERGINAKHSMMMEFTHDRKLDNDSIGEAIFKLH
- the LOC109757902 gene encoding cytochrome P450 89A2 yields the protein MELLTLLATACCLLLAAVALRRSTRRAHARRTLHRVHDAAVAHRALNKNADAFLDRAEGFFPVVLGTGLRRGVRNETIVTASHGPHWRALRCNLSADVLHPSRVASLAPLQQEAAQALVAGLFAKVQGEAASVVVRGDLNRAAFSLLARMCFGDGVDGHCVESMEREMLDLLATVGELIPVVDGSWLPQLLYRRQLTHLMGALGRQKLMYLPLIDARRRPESRVYRGGGVAYPYVDSLLDLRVPNGEGGGRRALRDDELVCLVSEFLGSGSGSTVACVEWTLAHLVDRPEVQDKLRREIDGTDGGAVTIKSLRRGMPYLNAVVLESLRMHPAAPFMMRGTHGDGAAVVGATMVPNGDGLMVQFVLGDIGRDSKVWTDPDEFRPERFLAGGEAEGVGPLPGPKEVRMLPFGIGHRHCPGTSFAMLQVKCFLAALVREFEWADDDCGSTAGGVDMTELDVFFKVMKKPLSARVMRRSSVK